In Deltaproteobacteria bacterium, the genomic stretch TGGAGCTTCTTTATCAACAATCTGAGTGATCTCTCTTCTAGTGCGCTCGCGAAGTTCATTTTGTTTCCCTTCATCTTGTCCACTTTCCTTCATCATTTTCGTTAACTCAGGAGACCGTAACAATTCTGAATGAACTCTTATTCTCAACTGCACCTGTGGATCTAATGAGTTTTGACCCCCATTAACCGTTGCTCCTGCTCCCGACAAATCGATCGAGTTTGCAGCGCTCACAGCGGGGCTCTTAGGTTTTGATAAGGACTTAAGCCTTTGCAAGGTTCCACCAGTAAGTCTACGAACCACATCATAGTAACTGCTAGTAAGAGCCGATTTAGGTTGTGAAATCACAAAAGGCGTGTTTTTTTGAATCGACGAAAGAGTTAAAATGTCATCTTGAGGAATCAGTCCCATCGGAGGCATTCGCAAGGAATTACTAATTTCCTGAGGGGCAATTCCTGAACTCGAAACTTTGTTAATAATCAACTGGAACATGTCCCTAGGAAAGGTGGCTGAAAGCAAATCGTTTATCAAACGTTGTGTTTGGGCTACCACTAAAATCTCGGGTGTTGTCACAATAAAAGCAGCCGTAGCCTCAAGTAAAAACGCATTTTGTAATGGTCCGATGTCATTACCCAAATCAACCACGATGAATTTAAATTGGCGGCTAAAAAAATCAAGTTGTCTCATCAAGGACTCTGGATTGACATCTAATTTTTCTTCAGGCCCTCGAACCGCCCCAAGATAAGCCAAACCAGAAGAGTGAACAGTAACTAATTGATTTAAAGGCTGAGAGGCTAATCCCATATTTAAATTGATAATTTCTTTTAAAGTTTTATTTGGCCTTATTCCCAGAAGAACATTTTGATCACCGATTGTTTTTGCATCTCCATCAATCAATAATACTTGGGTTCTTAACTCGGTCATTAAGGCCAAAGAAAAGTTGGCAGCAAATAGACTTTTGCCAACTCCACCTTTTCCTCCGATAACACCAATCAATGTACAATTTGGATTTATTGCCAATGGACCCCCGTCATCACTACTGACCATTATCGGCAAGAAATTGTAATTTAATGAGACAAGTTTTATTAAACTAGATTTTCGTCAGTATGCGTTCATTTTTGGCCTGTTTGTTGCTTCACTTTATAAGCTATATATGAAAACTTTTTGCCATCTTTTTACTAAATGTATTCTCATAATTACTTTATTAACTCAATCCGCATTGAGTTCGGGAAAAAAATGTAAAGATGTTTATGAACTGTATAATAATACAACATTTACCGTTTATGACAAAAGCTTTCAATCCTTCAATGGAAAATTGAATTATAAACTTTTGGTCAGAAATGAGGTATTCGATATTTCTCACTCTGATGTTCCCCTGTTCAAGAATTCCCTCCTGTTAAATGTTACCATCAATGGACATGCCCAGCTCATCTATAATGGAAAAAAAATTTCCTCTTACGGCGACCCCGGTATAAGTATGAAAAGCTCTTTTAGTGAAGAGCCTTTATTGACCGAAGGAATTTATTTTGTATTTAGTAAGTCAAGTAAGAACCTTGATGAGATTTTTTCAAAACTCGGCAATGAAACTAAAGGTAACTATGCTTTTACTTGCGCTTCAAATACTTGTAGCGCTTTCAATTCACTAAATATCGGAGAAAAAAAGCTGCCCATCAGTATTACTCCACTTTCCCTGGCCAACTACTTATTAAAAGAAAAAGCCCTTGGGAATAATAGCTTTGAAGTTGTCACTTATTTAACTGAAATTGATTCCATTTTGACATTCGTCAAATACAACCAATTTAGATATAAAATGTTCCCAGTTTTGCTTTCTATTTGGTCCACTTTATTAGGCATCACATTATTAAAAATTTTCTAAAAATAGGATAAATTTAAACAATCAACTTCATATTAATAAGGCATCTTAAATTTAGCTTTTACTTTCTCGCTGTCAGTGCTTGCAGAAGTTAAAATTACGGGCGTTACAAAAACCACGAATTGATTTTGGTTTCTGGAATTTCCTTTAGCAGCCAAGGCGTTAAACAAAGTATTGGATGCGGGATCCCTGTTATAGTTTGTGTCCGTAGAATTTTTAATTAGTCCACCAACGGCAGCACTTTGCCTATCTCTGACAGTAATCACTGTTTGTAAGGCATTCTTTGATACCACGGGTTTGCCATCAACAACTCCAATTTTTTGGCTCACTTGAAATTCCATTTTCATCTCGACACTGCCTGAACGGTCTTGACTGATTGTCGGTGTAATCACGGCCGAAAGTCCAGTGGGAGTAAATGCAGTCCCTTGATTCCCTGTTTGACCGATCACTGTATAGGGCTCATCTATAGTTTGTGATATAGTACCCTTTTCACCATCTTTAACCATAAAAGAAGTGCTTTCTAAAACCCTAGCGTGACCATGGGTTTTAGCCGAATTGAGCTTCGGCAATAAATTACTAATCACGGCCGTCAAAGAAGTCACAATGCCGCCACCTTGATCTCCTGTTTTGACCTCAACACCCGAAGTCTGATCGCTGATTCGAGGTGCCCATTCAAATCGAAATGATTTGGAATAATCCTTTTTTAATTCCACATAGTGAATATTTAATTTCACGATTTTTTTAGGTGCAGGAGGTGCTCCTTCTTTGATGGTAATCATATTTATAATTCCATCATTAGCAGGTTTGGGACATTTTATAGAACCATCCGAACAAGATGGATCAACAAATACAGGCGGAACATAAACCTTAGCAATAATCTCTGCTTTGATCTTTTCGTCTTCACTGCCTACTTGGCCTTGTAAAATTATTTTTTCGTTAGCCGCTCGACATTCAATTTCTGGATTGTTAATGTCTCTCATAATAAATTCACAAATTTTCTTATATGCCATTGGGTTCACCGTAACGATACTATCCACCTTATCACCAAATTGTCGCAAAACACTTTTGATTCGCATTAAATCTTTAGGGGTTAAGACTTGCCCATCTATGACAACTTTATTATTTATAATTTTAGTGTTGATTCCATCAATCTCAGCCAACATTCCTTTAAGTTCAATGACGACTTTATCAAGACTATTTTTTCTGACATTGATTCTATATTCAGCCACTTTTTTATTGTTCTTTGAATCGTAAATAACAAGCGTACCAAACCCTTCCTTTAAGGGTTTAAATCTAAAAATATTTAATTTTTTGTTGAATTCAATTTTTACGAACCCTTTATAACTGCCATCAATTTTGATTTTTTTAGGTAAAGGGGGGAGCTTCTTGTCTTCTTCAATTCCATAAGTTAAATTGATATATTCTGCTTGTTTGTAGGAAATAAATTGCTCGGACCCTTCGGTTGTTAGAACTGAATCATCAGAAGTTTCTGCTCCTAATTTTTGATCCTCAGTTTGACCAGAACTGTCATCAGCTAAGTTTGAAGTGTCCTCTTGGGCCAATGCTGCTTGAAAAGGTGCTTGAATTGAAATCACCAAATATAAAAACAAAAATAATTTCATCGCCTTCATATATTCCCCTTACTATCATCGTCCATTGAAGTTTGAATTGTTAGGTCTAGCAGTTGGAATAACTCCACCGGCCATTGGATTTGCTGATGGCTCGGTGCTAGACATATTGCCTTCGGTGGCACGAGCTAAAATTGAATCAGAAGTGGAACTGGGTAACCTTGATTTAATAATCCCATCAGTAGGATTTCTTAATGTTACAAATATATTTCCAGGCGACGTGGATAAAATATACACCAAATCCTGAGCTTCTTTGATTTCAGCCTCTACGGTTATCGTACTATATTTTGTATCACCAGTGAGAGACGTTTGAATGGCATTTTTTCCAGTTGAATCATATTCAATTAGACGAGGGATATTGTTTTGAACTGAGACACCCGTTGCGAGAACGGGGACATTTTGCATCAATAAAAAGCTTTCTCTTCGCAAGTTGGCGCCTTTGCCAATATCCAAAGCCACAAATAAATCAATTCGATCTCCAGGTCGAATCAATTTCGAAACGCCCCTGATCTCATCGATAGGTATGGAAATCGCCCTCTTGGATGGTGCTACCTGCAAAGCAATTCCAGTATCTGCGCCCGGTGAATATAAATGATTTTTTAAAATGGGTTGCCCTTTTTTGATTGGAACTGCAGCAACATTTCCAATTATTTCCTGAATATTAGAAAAGTTTCCATCTGGGACGTAATCATTGGGATAGGCTTTAGTTTCTAGCATCGAATCATAAATCGTCGTCATTTCAGAAATATCTTCTTTAGCAACAACGACAACTTTTTTTTGACCAAGCTGCAGATTGATCGCTTTTCTCTGCTCTTGTGCATAGCTGTAAATCATAAACGCAGCAAAGACACCAGCAATAATTGATATCCACAAGTTTTTCGATTCATTCGCCATAACACACTCCTCTAGGGCTCATCGGTCTTTTTTATTAATTTACAATAGGACTTAGGGCCCGTTATGGCGCCGGTCCTAAAGTCACTTCTTTGTTGGAGTACAGGTAGAATTAAGACAAATCCCATAAATAGGTCTTATCCAAACTGGAAAAGCTTGGTATTGATCTTTTTCTTCAAGCAAAGGTTTTCCATCATCTTTGATTTTAAAAACATCCTGATTGTGCAATTTAGAATTTGTATCTTTTTCAGGAGTGGAACTTAGCTGATCTCCGTCAGAGTTAGTTCCTCCGAACGAGGAAACGAAAGAAATAGGTCTTGCGGTAGCTATCCAGTTTTCGTTATTTCCACTCACTCGATTCTCTGACACCACCCCATGAAATCTATTGCCGAATAATCGAAACTTAGAAATTTTATCCGTCCCATTATTTTCCCTCCAAAAGAATTCTAGATTTGATCTGAACCTATAGGTTTCAAAGGCATAATTTCTAGCGGCTATATTTTTTAAAATTCCCGTATGTATGACACCAAAAAATCCAAGACCAAAATTAAATAAAATCATCACCACAGCAAAAATAGCAACGACTTCTAAGGCAGCCATTCCCGATTTATTCTTTAACATCCGTTATCCTCCATCGGAAGATACTTACTATTGCTTCCTGGTGACTTATCGTTGTCCCTGTACCGCAAATCTAACTCGATAATAGCTTTGTGCCGGACCCCCACCGACATAAATTTTTGACATTCATCACTTGTAGGGTTTCGCAACATAAAGCCCGTCACTTTAGAGGTAAAAGATTGATCTGTAGGATTGGTACTTCCTAAAAAACCCAATTTCATATTGAAAAGATTTGTTTTAAATAGTAATCGTACGCCTGTGGCAATCAACTTAGTGCCATCAGGTTCAGAATCATATTCATTAAAAATTTCTCCCTTATAACCACTTCGAAATGCTGGTTTGTCAAAACCTAATTCAAACCAGCCCTGTTTAAATAGTTTTCCTAATCCAGGTTTATTCATTATTTGAGTCATTTTTTTTCTTGCTAAAGACTCCTGTTCAGAAATATTGATATGTCCAGCCGAATAGGTTCTTCCTACAGAGTAAGCAATGTACTGAGCCACTTCAATGCTGGACAAGGTAAATGCCACAACAAAAAACAAGACGGCTAATGAAAAAGAAATAATAATGGATAATATGAAATCAATAGTCAAAAATCCCGTATTATTTGCAATCCTTTTTTTCATTTCATTTCTTTCTAGGGGTTGCGCTTATGCCTCAAATCGAGGTCGCAGGAGGGAGTCAAAGGCCTAACCCCTTGATTACTTTCTTTGCATAACGGTAGATACGGCAGAAGGATTATGGGGGTGTCTTTTTCTCGTTGCATTTGGTAACCCCCAAACACCATTTTCTATCATTCCAGAAACCTTTTCCCAAGGTTTTACGAGTATGTTTTCCATAATTTGACGTTCCTTAAAGGATTTTATAAGTGCCAAAAATAGCATTAAACTTATGACTAACAACAGAACCGCCTCAATGACAAATTGTCCGCGCTGATTTAGTTTTGCTAATACTGCTCCCATCAAAAAATCCTTTTAATGAACCTAATTTCTAGTAAAGTCTTACCTTGCCATCTCCCAAGCATGATCACTTCCATCTTGGGTTTTGAATCCATGACCAGTGACAAGATGCTTTTCAACTCTCGCCGCTAACACCGGACTGTAATCCCTAAAGGCATCCCTTGGCGCCAAAAAAAAGAACTTCAGCCCAATCATAAAAAAACATACAAGTAACAACACATATTCAATGGTCATGCTATTGGATTATTTCACCCATTTGAGTCGTGGCTTTACCTGTCGCTTGATTAAATTTTTCTGTAATTGGCCCTTTAAATACGATTATCAAACCAATAATCACGACAAGCAGAAGAACGTATTCAACCATCCCCTGGCCTTTATTATTGTTTACCAAGCTTTTTTTAAAGCTGATTTTTTTAACTCTTTCAAATAAAAATTTCATTTCTTCCTCCATCTCGAATTGTAGTCTTTAGTGTCCCTTTCATTATCGTCAATATTCGGAATTTACATAAGTACATTCTTTAAGAATCTCAAAATAATTCACTTCATTTGCGGTCAAAAGTCCTAGATATTTGATAATTTCTATTTTCATTTTTAAAAAACTTTGGACCAAGGACTTGAGCTCTCGTTGAAGTTGACAATTGACTGCTGCTTTTACAACTAAATGTAATAGACTCAATAAACAGGGAGGGTAGGAAAAGTTAATGCAAAAAAAATTAGTACTCTTGTACGTGTTCTGTGTCGTCGTTTTGTTTTTAGTTAATGTTGCTGTTTCTTGAAGTTACCAAGGTTAGTTCTTAAAATTATAAATACTGGAATAATTTCTGCCCAGCTCCTCTTGGTCCATTCCATAACCAACAACGTACCGGTCATCTATAACCTTACCTATATAGTCTGGTTTGACAGGTAATTCACGTCTTGCTGGCTTATCCAGCAAACAAGCAATTTTCACAGAAGCGGGGTTTGCAGACAATAATCGGTTTTTTAAAAAGCTTAATTTCCTTCCTGAATCAATAACTTCTTCAAGAATCAAAATATGTTTGTTATCCACATTTATAGAAATATCCTTTGTGATTTTTATTCCAGAACCCTTACCACCTGAGGTTAGATAAACAAAATCTATCTGCATTGGAAAATCTAATTTTCTAACAAGATCTGCGGCAAAATGAATCGAGCCCTTTAACGGACAAATCATGACTACCTCTTTATCTCGATAATCTTCTGACAGCTTTTTTGCAAGTTTAGTTACTATCTCTTCGATTTCCTTTTGGTTTAGAAAGGGGACCATATCATCTTTAATTTGTTTCATATAAATCTCTTTTTAATTGTTTGATATATTTTCTAGCTTCAGGATTTTGAGGATCTCTGATAAGTACATTTTCCCACTGTTCTAAAGCTTCTGATGTTCTATTTGCATTGTATAATATGATTCCTAACTTAAGCCTGGCCTGATAAAATTGGGGAAATTCGCTAATGATATTCTTTAAGTCTCTTACAGCCTTTTCCATTTGTCCCTGTTGAACATAGATCTCAGAAATTCTCATTGTAATTTCAGGTTTCCTGGAAGAAAGTTTTTGGGCTTTTAATAACTGCTCTAAGGCCTCATTAAGTTTTTTATACTGAAAATATAAGTCCGCTAATTCCTCATGCTTCCCAGCAATTTTTTCATCAATATAGGGATCGGCTCTTCCTGATCTTAAATCAATTAATTTTTTAGCATCTTGAAATACCTTTTTGCCCTCATCATATCTTCCAATATCATTAAGTATAATAGAAAGCCCAACACTGGCGTCGGTGTATGATGGGTCAATTTCCAATGCTCTCTGGAAAGTCTTGATCGCTTTGTTAAATTTTCCCTGGTCATAATAGATGGTTCCTAACATTTGAAACACCTCTGGATTTTTCTGGGGCCTCTGCAGCAATTGAGCAATCAATGGTTCTGCGACCTTATAATTACCAGCGATAAATTGCTCTTTGGCCTCTTGAAAAACGGCTTCAAATTGATACTCCATCAAGGTTCCTCTACGCCCTTTAAAAAACTCAATTCTTTTGAATTTGGATATTTTTTATTTAATTGTTCTAAATACTTTTTAGACTTTTCCCGATCCCCATTTTTAAAAGAAGAAAAATAAGCACGAGCCAAAGCTTTTTCCTGTAAATTAGACTCTGGATAGGATTTTAATAAAAATTCATACCTTATTAAGGCACTATCATAAATTTTTCTTTTAAAATAAAAATCACCAACATAATCTTCTTTTTCAGCTAACTTCTTTAAAGCTTCCACTTTTTTTTCTTTAGCTTCTTTCACATGAATAGAATTGCTATGTTTCTCAATTAATTCATCAAAGGCATCAATTGCAGAATGGGCATGAGTCAAGTCTCTGTCAATGGAATCAGGTAGCTGATTAAAAAAGCTGAGCCCTATTCTAAAAATGACGTAATCAATTTGAGGGTGCTTAGGGTGAAGCTCTCTAAATGTTTGATAATTAATTTGTGCTTCAGCAAAAGATTCTTCTTTGAAATAAACATCGGCGATTGCCAATTCTGCCTTTAAAGCAAATTGTGAATACGGATACTTATTTTTTACCTCAGTGTATTTACGAATAGATTCGTCATACAACTCATCTTTTTCGTACTGTTGAGCCACCACAAAGGTGGCCTCGGCGGTGTCTGTTTTCTTTTCATCACTTGAACATGACGACAAACAAAAACTTAGACTTAACAATAGGAGGAGACCAAGGGTTTTAATATACATGGACTTTAGCATAGCTAAATTTATTAGTTATTGGCTTATAATGTCAATAGACAACTTCGTGCCCGAAAATCAAGGGTTATCCATAATGCATAACCCCCGCGATAATAAACTAAAAGTTTTTGTTATCTGTCAAATGATTGTAAAAAGCCCCATAGACAACCTTAATAGCACTGGCTAAAGGAATTGAAATAATCATTCCTAAAATACCCATCAACTGGGAACCTATCATGACCACGACAACCACAATCACCGGATGAAGATTTACAATTTTTGCAACCACGAGTGGAACAATAAAAATGGCATCTATAATTTGGGCAAGTAAGTATATAAAAAGAATCCAAAAAAGAACTGAACTGGGATCATTATTTATCCAAGCTATTAAAACTGCCGGCATGATACCTATAACGGGCCCCAGATAAGGAATCAAATTTAATATTCCGGCAAAAATAGCCAAGGTTAACGAGTATGGAAAATCCAATATGACGAGGCCGACTCCGACAACCAAACTAACGATGACAGATTCTAAAAGACGAGCCCTAATGAATCCACCCATTTGTTCAATAATTTGATGCTGCAGATACAACATAAGTTCAAAATAGGAATTTGGAACTGTTGAAATTACCTTTCGAGCAAATTCCTTTCCATCTAAAAGCATAAAAAAGGTTAGAAAGGGGGCTAAAAATAATACCGTCAATGAGTTTGACAAGGCGTTGGGAAGATCTCTAAAAAAATATTCTGCATACAGTTGCAATTTGTCTTGAATTTGCGCAGAAATTTGATTTTTTGAACTCAATGACATAATGCTTTCAAGTTTTGCTTCTAAACTTATCACTAATTTTTGTGTTCCTTCGATATATTTAGGTAGCTCTCTTCTTAATAACTCCGCTTGATTACTTAAAAGCGGTAGCAAAATCACACCTAATAATAGCAAAAGGAAAGAAAAGAAAATAAAAGGAACCAGCGTCGAAGCCAATCGACTTAAACCTTTTCTTTCTAAAAAATCAACAAAAGGCTTGAGTAAAAAAAACCCCACAAAGGCTAAAAACGTAGAAACTAACAAATTATTAACGAACAACAACCCGGCTATAAAAAAAAGAAAGGCCACTAAAAAAAAATAAATTTTAAGTTTTTGCGATTTTATTAAATGATTATTTGGTTTCACGTCTTAAAGTCCTCACCAAAGATGTCGTTTCATGAAGCCTTAAACCTAAAACTTGAGCAATTCTAAACAATATTTTAACGCCAATCTCCGGACTTTGATGAGTAATCTCTAGTAAATCAGGTTTAAAAAATCCCAAAAGCTGGGAATCTTCTTTTATAAGTGCTGAAGCTGTTCTCAATCCATGTTCTTCCACGAGGGCTAACTCACCAAAAAAATCATCTTCCTTTAAAGTGGTTATGTATTTTTCGTCATAGATAACGTCCACAGCTCCGCTAATAATGATATACATTCCAACACCTACATCACCTTGCTTGAACACCATTTCCCCTTGACTGTACTTACGAAAATGAATGATATTCTGCACTAATTTTATCTCGCTTACAGAAAGATCTTTAAACAAAATATTTTTTTTCAAGGTTTCGATAACCGTCAATTGCTTCCTGTCTTTTTTAAAAATATTTTCCCAATAATAATTAACACTCATATTTCCTACCTAATTAATATTATTTTTTCTTTTGAAACCCAACCTGTTAAAGATCCTGGATAGGTTACTTGAACCCATTCATTTTGTAGTTGTCCCACTAAAACCTCAGAACCTTCTTGTAATACAAACAACTCAGATTGCTCTTCACCAGGAGCCATTTTCACCTGGGTATTGTCACTCAAAATGATGGCCCTTGGGCTATAAGCTTCAATAATTTTTGATAAACCTAGGCCGGCTGATAGTATAAATAAGAAAAAAATAATCATGCCAACTGCGGGAAAATCAGGTGAATCTAATTCTTGCTCAACAGATTTCTTCTTCTGAGAAAAATATCTAATCCACAAATACCCAGAAAATAAAAGCGAAATAGCACCTAAAGCCAGAATAATATTAAGTGAAATTTTATTTAAAATCGAATTTCTGAAAACTTCAAAATAGGAATTTTTTTGAGCTAGAGAATTTGTTTTAAGTTGCCCTCTTATAACTTCGATAGCCTGATTTATTGGTTCAAAATCAGGATCTAAAGCATTCCCTTTTAATAAATAAACTAAGGCCTTCCCTTTTTGATTGAGTTGATAATAGGTCAAGCCAAGATTCAATAAAACAGCAACATTTCGTGGGTTTTCATCTAAAGCCTGGTTAAATTGACTTTGTGCTTCTGTGTAATTTTTGTTTTTATACTCATTCATTCCATTTTTAAAATGTACACCTGCGCTATCACCAATATTGTCACTAGCTTCAATAGTTTTAATTAGGAATAAAAAAATAATAACTAGTAATTTATATGACATAAAGACAACCTTTTTCCTTCAGAATAAAATAATACCTATTTTAAAATAATGTAAGACTTTATACTTAGTTTTTCTTCAATACTAGACTCCTTAACAAAAAAAGTGCTAGGCTGTAGAAACACAGTTTAGGGTCTATTTTTATTACCAAATGAGGATACAAATGAAATTACTTGGAGATCAACTATTACAATCAGAAAGA encodes the following:
- a CDS encoding pilus assembly protein — its product is MKAMKLFLFLYLVISIQAPFQAALAQEDTSNLADDSSGQTEDQKLGAETSDDSVLTTEGSEQFISYKQAEYINLTYGIEEDKKLPPLPKKIKIDGSYKGFVKIEFNKKLNIFRFKPLKEGFGTLVIYDSKNNKKVAEYRINVRKNSLDKVVIELKGMLAEIDGINTKIINNKVVIDGQVLTPKDLMRIKSVLRQFGDKVDSIVTVNPMAYKKICEFIMRDINNPEIECRAANEKIILQGQVGSEDEKIKAEIIAKVYVPPVFVDPSCSDGSIKCPKPANDGIINMITIKEGAPPAPKKIVKLNIHYVELKKDYSKSFRFEWAPRISDQTSGVEVKTGDQGGGIVTSLTAVISNLLPKLNSAKTHGHARVLESTSFMVKDGEKGTISQTIDEPYTVIGQTGNQGTAFTPTGLSAVITPTISQDRSGSVEMKMEFQVSQKIGVVDGKPVVSKNALQTVITVRDRQSAAVGGLIKNSTDTNYNRDPASNTLFNALAAKGNSRNQNQFVVFVTPVILTSASTDSEKVKAKFKMPY
- the cpaB gene encoding Flp pilus assembly protein CpaB, which codes for MANESKNLWISIIAGVFAAFMIYSYAQEQRKAINLQLGQKKVVVVAKEDISEMTTIYDSMLETKAYPNDYVPDGNFSNIQEIIGNVAAVPIKKGQPILKNHLYSPGADTGIALQVAPSKRAISIPIDEIRGVSKLIRPGDRIDLFVALDIGKGANLRRESFLLMQNVPVLATGVSVQNNIPRLIEYDSTGKNAIQTSLTGDTKYSTITVEAEIKEAQDLVYILSTSPGNIFVTLRNPTDGIIKSRLPSSTSDSILARATEGNMSSTEPSANPMAGGVIPTARPNNSNFNGR
- the hpt gene encoding hypoxanthine phosphoribosyltransferase, translated to MKQIKDDMVPFLNQKEIEEIVTKLAKKLSEDYRDKEVVMICPLKGSIHFAADLVRKLDFPMQIDFVYLTSGGKGSGIKITKDISINVDNKHILILEEVIDSGRKLSFLKNRLLSANPASVKIACLLDKPARRELPVKPDYIGKVIDDRYVVGYGMDQEELGRNYSSIYNFKN
- a CDS encoding tetratricopeptide repeat protein; translated protein: MEYQFEAVFQEAKEQFIAGNYKVAEPLIAQLLQRPQKNPEVFQMLGTIYYDQGKFNKAIKTFQRALEIDPSYTDASVGLSIILNDIGRYDEGKKVFQDAKKLIDLRSGRADPYIDEKIAGKHEELADLYFQYKKLNEALEQLLKAQKLSSRKPEITMRISEIYVQQGQMEKAVRDLKNIISEFPQFYQARLKLGIILYNANRTSEALEQWENVLIRDPQNPEARKYIKQLKRDLYETN
- the bamD gene encoding outer membrane protein assembly factor BamD; translated protein: MYIKTLGLLLLLSLSFCLSSCSSDEKKTDTAEATFVVAQQYEKDELYDESIRKYTEVKNKYPYSQFALKAELAIADVYFKEESFAEAQINYQTFRELHPKHPQIDYVIFRIGLSFFNQLPDSIDRDLTHAHSAIDAFDELIEKHSNSIHVKEAKEKKVEALKKLAEKEDYVGDFYFKRKIYDSALIRYEFLLKSYPESNLQEKALARAYFSSFKNGDREKSKKYLEQLNKKYPNSKELSFLKGVEEP
- a CDS encoding AI-2E family transporter; protein product: MKPNNHLIKSQKLKIYFFLVAFLFFIAGLLFVNNLLVSTFLAFVGFFLLKPFVDFLERKGLSRLASTLVPFIFFSFLLLLLGVILLPLLSNQAELLRRELPKYIEGTQKLVISLEAKLESIMSLSSKNQISAQIQDKLQLYAEYFFRDLPNALSNSLTVLFLAPFLTFFMLLDGKEFARKVISTVPNSYFELMLYLQHQIIEQMGGFIRARLLESVIVSLVVGVGLVILDFPYSLTLAIFAGILNLIPYLGPVIGIMPAVLIAWINNDPSSVLFWILFIYLLAQIIDAIFIVPLVVAKIVNLHPVIVVVVVMIGSQLMGILGMIISIPLASAIKVVYGAFYNHLTDNKNF
- a CDS encoding cyclic nucleotide-binding domain-containing protein yields the protein MSVNYYWENIFKKDRKQLTVIETLKKNILFKDLSVSEIKLVQNIIHFRKYSQGEMVFKQGDVGVGMYIIISGAVDVIYDEKYITTLKEDDFFGELALVEEHGLRTASALIKEDSQLLGFFKPDLLEITHQSPEIGVKILFRIAQVLGLRLHETTSLVRTLRRETK
- a CDS encoding tetratricopeptide repeat protein, whose amino-acid sequence is MSYKLLVIIFLFLIKTIEASDNIGDSAGVHFKNGMNEYKNKNYTEAQSQFNQALDENPRNVAVLLNLGLTYYQLNQKGKALVYLLKGNALDPDFEPINQAIEVIRGQLKTNSLAQKNSYFEVFRNSILNKISLNIILALGAISLLFSGYLWIRYFSQKKKSVEQELDSPDFPAVGMIIFFLFILSAGLGLSKIIEAYSPRAIILSDNTQVKMAPGEEQSELFVLQEGSEVLVGQLQNEWVQVTYPGSLTGWVSKEKIILIR